One genomic segment of Caldimonas brevitalea includes these proteins:
- a CDS encoding L-iditol 2-dehydrogenase: MRLQRHHALLTGAGGGIGLAVAEAYLREGARCTVADLAETPGAAVLDLLERHPQQLHYRRADVTRRDDIEQLLVAAEARFGTVTLLFNNAAVFDLAPLLDSDEAMYQRLFDVNVKGMFFTMQTMLRRLVAAGLPGSVVNLASQAGRRGEALVSHYCATKAAVISYTQSAALAMAPHGIRVNAIAPGVVDTPMWSQVDALFARHEGLQPGEKKAAVGRAVPLGRMGRPDDIAGAAVFLASDEAASITAQTLNVDGGNVMS; encoded by the coding sequence TTGAGACTGCAGCGCCACCACGCCCTGTTGACCGGCGCAGGCGGCGGCATCGGCCTGGCGGTGGCGGAGGCCTATTTGCGCGAAGGCGCGCGCTGCACGGTGGCCGACCTCGCGGAGACCCCGGGAGCCGCGGTGCTCGACCTGCTGGAGCGCCATCCACAGCAGCTGCACTACCGGCGCGCCGACGTGACCCGCCGCGATGACATCGAGCAGCTGCTGGTGGCGGCCGAGGCGCGCTTCGGCACCGTCACGCTGCTGTTCAACAATGCCGCCGTGTTCGACCTTGCGCCGCTGCTCGACTCGGACGAGGCGATGTACCAGCGCTTGTTCGACGTCAACGTCAAGGGCATGTTCTTCACGATGCAGACGATGCTGCGGCGGCTGGTGGCCGCGGGCTTGCCGGGCAGCGTGGTCAACCTGGCGTCCCAGGCCGGCCGGCGCGGCGAGGCGCTGGTCTCGCACTATTGCGCGACCAAGGCCGCGGTGATCAGCTACACGCAATCGGCAGCACTCGCGATGGCGCCCCACGGCATCCGCGTCAACGCGATCGCACCCGGCGTGGTGGACACGCCGATGTGGAGCCAGGTCGATGCCTTGTTCGCGCGTCACGAAGGCCTGCAGCCGGGCGAGAAGAAGGCCGCGGTGGGCCGCGCGGTGCCGTTGGGCCGCATGGGGCGCCCGGACGACATCGCCGGCGCCGCGGTTTTCCTTGCCAGCGACGAGGCCGCCTCCATCACCGCGCAGACGCTCAACGTCGATGGCGGTAATGTGATGAGTTGA
- a CDS encoding AraC family transcriptional regulator, protein MALARPRTPELEHECVRSPTLGYEPQGSYGCVRYLEHGYPNPLVRWHYHEEYELHLIVATRGKVFVGDYIGQFEPGHLVLTGPRLPHNWISTDTPPEGVPLRDMVLQFPDTPLREAAEGIAELREALPLLERARHGIEFFGISERARMHYERIQHTQGLRRFAEFVELLGELAACVDYRLLSTVQLQSYDDDVALARISGIVDYITEHSAAQFSMAELGRRAGMTESQFSRYFRKATGNTFTDFVNRLRINRACQLLMESDRYITNICYDVGFNNVANFNRRFLQIKGMTPKEFRRQAEARFGASRG, encoded by the coding sequence ATGGCCCTCGCCCGCCCCCGCACCCCTGAGCTGGAACACGAGTGTGTCCGTTCGCCCACGCTGGGCTACGAGCCGCAGGGCAGCTACGGCTGCGTGCGCTACCTCGAGCACGGCTACCCCAACCCGCTGGTGCGCTGGCACTACCACGAGGAGTACGAGCTGCACCTGATCGTCGCCACCCGGGGCAAGGTGTTCGTCGGTGACTACATCGGCCAGTTCGAGCCCGGCCATCTGGTGCTGACCGGCCCCCGGTTGCCGCACAACTGGATCTCTACCGACACGCCGCCCGAAGGCGTGCCGCTGCGCGACATGGTGCTGCAGTTCCCCGACACGCCGCTGCGCGAGGCGGCCGAGGGTATCGCCGAGCTGCGCGAGGCCTTGCCGCTGCTGGAGCGGGCGCGCCACGGCATCGAGTTCTTCGGCATCAGTGAACGGGCGCGGATGCACTACGAGCGCATCCAGCACACCCAGGGGCTGCGACGGTTCGCCGAATTCGTCGAGCTGCTGGGCGAGCTGGCCGCCTGCGTGGACTACCGCTTGCTGTCGACGGTGCAGCTGCAGAGCTACGACGACGACGTGGCACTGGCGCGCATCAGCGGCATCGTCGACTACATCACCGAGCACAGCGCGGCGCAGTTCTCGATGGCGGAGCTGGGGCGCCGTGCGGGCATGACCGAGAGCCAGTTCTCGCGCTATTTCCGCAAGGCGACCGGCAACACGTTCACCGACTTCGTCAACCGGCTGCGCATCAACCGCGCGTGCCAGCTGTTGATGGAATCAGACCGCTACATCACCAACATCTGCTATGACGTCGGGTTCAACAACGTGGCCAACTTCAACCGGCGCTTTCTGCAGATCAAGGGGATGACGCCGAAAGAGTTTCGGCGCCAGGCGGAGGCAAGGTTCGGGGCGTCGCGGGGCTGA
- the yidD gene encoding membrane protein insertion efficiency factor YidD, protein MISLSRSTALDAIADSAIGLYQRYVSPYKGFRCAHRVHSGGASCSQYARKIVRRLGLTALFAAMPRQFERCRRACHLIRAAAANASAFRRPTKAKGERTQRSQQRQHARQRDSRDCGDCGSCDLPDPSGACDAASSCADVGACDCSL, encoded by the coding sequence GTGATCTCGCTGTCAAGAAGCACCGCCCTCGATGCCATCGCGGATTCCGCCATCGGCCTTTATCAACGGTACGTGTCGCCCTACAAGGGGTTCCGCTGCGCCCATCGTGTCCACAGTGGCGGCGCCTCCTGTTCGCAGTACGCCAGGAAGATCGTGCGCCGCCTCGGCCTCACGGCACTGTTCGCGGCCATGCCCCGGCAGTTCGAGCGCTGCCGCAGGGCATGTCATCTGATCCGGGCGGCCGCTGCCAACGCATCGGCTTTCCGTCGTCCCACCAAGGCAAAAGGCGAGCGCACGCAGCGTTCACAACAAAGGCAGCACGCACGACAGCGAGACAGCCGGGACTGCGGGGACTGCGGGAGCTGCGATCTGCCCGACCCGAGCGGCGCCTGTGATGCCGCCAGCTCATGTGCAGACGTCGGGGCGTGCGACTGTTCGCTGTGA
- a CDS encoding DUF1778 domain-containing protein → MGTAATTIKVRASVEERELVDRAATAQGKTRTDFILQASVEAAGRVLLDRVFSEIDEERIKALDTVMSQPVGNNEAVRRLLVKNSPWDR, encoded by the coding sequence ATGGGCACCGCTGCCACCACGATCAAAGTCCGTGCTTCTGTCGAAGAGCGAGAACTGGTGGACCGAGCGGCCACAGCTCAAGGCAAAACGCGCACCGACTTCATTCTCCAAGCCTCCGTCGAGGCTGCCGGGCGGGTACTGTTAGACCGGGTGTTCTCCGAGATCGATGAAGAGCGCATCAAAGCTTTGGATACGGTCATGAGCCAACCCGTCGGGAACAACGAAGCGGTTCGGCGACTGCTGGTCAAGAATTCTCCATGGGATCGGTAA